CAGGCGCACGACGCCGAGGTGATCGACGTGCAGAAGGCGGAGAACGGCACCTACCGCGTCTTCCAGCCGGCGGCAGAGCCGCGGCGAGCCAAGCCCGAGCCGCGGGAGCGCCGCGTTGCGCCCCGACGGCCCGCGCAGGTGGCGGCGGCGCCTGCGGCGGCCGCAGCCACAGAGCCGCTGGCTCCTGCGATCGAACACCCGGCCGCGCCCGGCGCGCTGCCTGACGAGCAGGTGCAAACGGAGGAGCCGACCGCGACCGCGCCCGCGGCGCTGCCTGCTGGCCCGGAGCCTGCCGCCGCCCAGGCCGCGGCGGAACCGCGGCCCACGGCGCCGCCAGCGCCGCCTCGCGTTTCGGCTGCCGTGCCTTCCCACCCGCCCGTCAAGGCACTGGGCTTCCGGCGCGGGACACGCGGCCGGCCGAGCACGCCGGCGGCGCCGCCGCCCCTGCTGCCCGGCCAGACCGTGCCCGTGCAGGATACGGATGTCGTGGCGGCCCCACCGAATACCTCAGCGGCGCACGCCCCTGCGCCGCGCGCCCAGGAACCTGACTTGCCCGAGGAGCTGGGCCTGCCGAGGGAGCCGGAAAAGATCGTCCGCTACATCGCCCACCGCTATAAGGGCGTGGGGAAGAAGAGTGCGGAGACCCTGGTTGATGCATTCGGCACGGACGTCTTCCGCGTGCTCGGCAGCGAGCCGGACCGGGTTCGCGCAGCGCTTGGAGACGGCCGGCGAGCCGATGCCTTGCTCGAGGCCTGGCGCCTCGACCACGAGCGCCGCACCGCGCAGCGCGCCGGCAGCAGCCCGACTCAGGGGACTCTCGACCTTGGCCCCGTCGGCGGCGAGCGCGCCGACCTAGCGCCCGGCCAACAGCCGAGCGCCGTCCGCCCGCGCGGCAGCCGGCGCAGCGGACGGGCCCGGTCCAGAAAGGCTGCGGCGCCCGGCGGCAGTTGACCGGGTGCCACACCTTCGGCGAGCCGCTGCCGCCCGAGTTCTACGCCCGGCCGGCGGAGCTCGTCGCCCGCGAGCTGCTGGGCGCCGTCCTCGTGTCCAGCCTGGGCGGCCAGCTTACTGCCGGCCGGATCGTCGAAGCGGAAGCCTATGTCGGCCCGCATGACGCCGCCTCCCATGCCGCCCAGCACATCGGCCGCACGCGCCGCAACGACTCCATGTTCGGCCCGCCCGGCATTGCCTACATCTATCGCATCTATGGCCTCCACTGGTGTCTCAATACCGTGACCGGGGACGTCGGATACCCCGCCGCCGTCCTGGTCCGCGCCCTCGAGCCGCTCGCCGGCATGGAAACCATGCGCCAGCGCCGCTCCCTGCGCCCCGACCGCGAACTGGCCAGCGGCCCCGCCCGCCTCGCCGAGGCCCTCGCCATTAGCGGCCAGCTCGACGGACACCCGCTGCAGCAACCGCCCCTGCTCATCACCACAGGCCAGCCGCTGCCCGACGCCAGCATCAGCCGCGGACCGCGCGTCGGCGTGACCCGCGCCGCCGACTGGCCGCTCCGCTTCTTCGTGCTGGGCAGCCCCTGGGTATCGCGCTAAGTGGTCGAATCCGCAAATACGGCCGCATTCGGCCGCCGATCCTCTAGCCGCGAGAATTTCCTGGAATTGGCACAAAAGTTCCCCCGCGTCGGTAGGCGTGGGGGAATGCGTTTTGGGGAAAAGGACGCTCTGGCGCGGAGATCCGGGGGTGCAGGGCATGGCATGGAGCTTGACCCCCATCCGCCGGCGTGTGGCAGTGTGGAATTTGGGGAGCAGTCGATCTGTTGAGAATGGTAGAGAAATGCCGGACCTGGTGTTAATAACGGGCGGGGCTGGGTTCATCGGAAGTCATCTCGCGGATGCGCTGCTGCGCCGCGGTGAGCGGGTGGTGGTGGTGGACAATCTTTGCCGGCGTGGTTCCGAGCACAACCTGCGCTGGCTGGTTGCGCGGCACTCCAAGCGGCTGCAAGTCGAGGTGGTGGATGTGCGGGATTCGCGGGGCGTGCAGCGGCTGATCGAGCGGGTGGGGACGGTCTACCACCTGGCGGGTCAGCATCCCGGCCCTTCGCGGCTTGCGGAGCCGGCCCACGACTTCAGGGTGAACGTAGAGGGTACGCGCAACGTCCTGGAGTCGGCGGGGCGGATGGGCGATCCCCCGGCGATTGTGTTTGCCTCCACGAGCGAGGTATACGGCGAGCTGGTGGGCCGGGCCGTGGCGGAGGAGGGGGGCCGGTACGTTCTGGGTGGCGGCCAGGGCAGCGTCTCCGAAGACCAGCCTCTGGACTACTCTTCGCTTCATGGCTATGCCAAGGCCTCGGCGGAGGCATGCCTCGAGGAGCTTGCTCGCCGGCATAAGCTGGCCACCTGCGTGGTCCGCATGAGTTGCGTCTACGGCCCGCGGCAGCTCGGAAACGAGGACCAGGGCTGGCTCGCCTCGCTGGCGTGTGCGGCACTGGCAGGCCAGCCGGTTACGCTCTACGGCGATGGCCGGGACGTTCGTGACCTGCTCTACATTGATGACGCCGTCGAGGCACTGATCCGGACGGCTCGCGCAGCGCGGGAGCGGCCGGGCCGCACGTACAATCTGGGCGGCGGGCCCTCCCAAGCCGTTTCCATGTTCGAGCTGCTCGAGTGGTTTGAGCAGGATTTGGGCCGACCGATTCAGCGGGTATTCCACCCGCGCCGCCCCGGCGAGCCCCGGGTCTACGTTACGGACCTCACGCGTATTACGCGCGAGCTGGGCTGGTGGCCGGCGGTGCCGAGGGAGCTGGGTCTGCCGCGCCTGGTCGCCTGGCTGCGGACGGGCCCGGCGGGGATCCCGCACCGGCTCGCGGACGCTCGCCAGCCGCTTCCCGCCTGACCACAGGGCTGGAACAACTGGAACCACTCGATCACTAGCCTGCACCGCGGCCTCGACGTATCTTGGCCGCGTGGGGCGGGCATTTCCGCACCTTCGGGTCGGCCGCGGCAGCCGCTGCGGCGCACGTCCGCTCCCTCCACGGCATCCTCGTCGTGTGTGCTCCTCCGCAACCTCGAGACGGGACAGGGTAGACCTCGCGAATGCCGGCATTTCTGTGCAGTGGCCCGTCGGCCGTGGGCGCGTCGGAACGTGGCGTAGTGCTGCGGCGCGGTGTGCTGATCGGCCTCTGCCTGCTGGCACTGCCGGCGGCGGGG
The genomic region above belongs to Gemmatimonadota bacterium and contains:
- a CDS encoding DNA-3-methyladenine glycosylase, with product MTGCHTFGEPLPPEFYARPAELVARELLGAVLVSSLGGQLTAGRIVEAEAYVGPHDAASHAAQHIGRTRRNDSMFGPPGIAYIYRIYGLHWCLNTVTGDVGYPAAVLVRALEPLAGMETMRQRRSLRPDRELASGPARLAEALAISGQLDGHPLQQPPLLITTGQPLPDASISRGPRVGVTRAADWPLRFFVLGSPWVSR
- a CDS encoding NAD-dependent epimerase/dehydratase family protein: MPDLVLITGGAGFIGSHLADALLRRGERVVVVDNLCRRGSEHNLRWLVARHSKRLQVEVVDVRDSRGVQRLIERVGTVYHLAGQHPGPSRLAEPAHDFRVNVEGTRNVLESAGRMGDPPAIVFASTSEVYGELVGRAVAEEGGRYVLGGGQGSVSEDQPLDYSSLHGYAKASAEACLEELARRHKLATCVVRMSCVYGPRQLGNEDQGWLASLACAALAGQPVTLYGDGRDVRDLLYIDDAVEALIRTARAARERPGRTYNLGGGPSQAVSMFELLEWFEQDLGRPIQRVFHPRRPGEPRVYVTDLTRITRELGWWPAVPRELGLPRLVAWLRTGPAGIPHRLADARQPLPA